The following are encoded in a window of Pseudalgibacter alginicilyticus genomic DNA:
- a CDS encoding vWA domain-containing protein, with protein MIHDFTSRKGFVFKKYEAPFQSSFEKLFEIFKELITHTSGDFDEAIDWLRQLDVEYKLTTAEYTIDDFIEDLKKKGYLREEKDPEGNGSLAITAKTERAIRQQALDHIFGKIKRSGQGNHKSKSPGVGDEHTGDFRNYQFGDALDKVSMTESLKNAQISHGIGNFTLSEDDLVVEETLHKSQMSTVLMIDISHSMILYGEDRITPAKKVAMALAELITTRYPKDTLDILVFGNDAWQIEIKDLPYLKVGPYHTNTVSGLQLAMDLLRRKRNTNKQIFMITDGKPSCLRLPDGEYYKNSNGLDKHIVNKCYMMAQQARKLHIPITTFMIAQDPYLMQFVREFTFANQGKAFYTGLKGLGEMIFEDYETNRKKRIKG; from the coding sequence ATGATACATGATTTTACTTCAAGAAAAGGATTTGTTTTTAAAAAATATGAAGCACCTTTTCAATCTTCTTTTGAAAAACTTTTTGAAATTTTTAAAGAACTTATTACACATACTTCTGGTGATTTTGATGAGGCTATTGATTGGTTAAGACAGTTAGATGTAGAATATAAATTGACCACAGCAGAGTATACTATCGATGATTTTATTGAAGACCTAAAAAAGAAAGGGTATTTACGAGAAGAAAAGGATCCAGAAGGGAATGGTTCTTTAGCTATTACTGCTAAAACAGAGCGAGCCATTCGTCAACAAGCGTTAGATCATATTTTTGGAAAGATAAAACGAAGCGGACAAGGAAATCATAAAAGTAAAAGCCCTGGCGTTGGTGATGAACACACAGGCGATTTTAGAAACTACCAATTTGGTGATGCTCTAGATAAAGTGTCTATGACGGAGAGCTTGAAGAATGCTCAAATAAGTCATGGTATTGGAAATTTTACTCTATCTGAAGATGATTTGGTGGTTGAGGAAACACTTCATAAATCGCAAATGAGTACCGTTTTAATGATAGATATCAGCCATAGCATGATTCTATATGGTGAAGATAGAATTACACCTGCTAAAAAAGTAGCCATGGCATTAGCAGAACTCATTACAACTCGTTACCCAAAAGATACTTTAGATATATTAGTTTTTGGAAACGATGCCTGGCAAATTGAGATTAAAGACTTACCATATTTAAAAGTAGGCCCTTATCACACTAATACAGTGTCAGGCTTACAGTTGGCAATGGATTTACTGCGTAGAAAACGGAATACTAATAAACAAATTTTTATGATTACTGATGGAAAACCAAGCTGTTTGCGTTTACCCGATGGCGAATATTATAAAAATAGTAACGGCTTGGATAAACATATAGTAAATAAATGCTATATGATGGCACAACAAGCAAGAAAATTGCATATTCCTATAACCACTTTTATGATTGCTCAAGACCCTTACTTAATGCAATTTGTTAGAGAGTTTACTTTTGCTAATCAAGGGAAAGCCTTTTATACAGGTCTTAAAGGTTTAGGTGAAATGATTTTTGAAGATTATGAAACTAACAGAAAAAAAAGAATTAAAGGGTAG
- a CDS encoding Crp/Fnr family transcriptional regulator, with translation MSKCEQCIIKQFNSLKTLSKEELVRISNCKISKVIKKGAVIFEEGEILGGVYCVRDGICKLTKLSSNGKDQIVKMVVKGDLLGQRSVVTEERSNLQATALNDMEVCFIPKNEILKYLHKNPEFTFDVLKSMANDLREADDIIVNMAQKSVRQRLAETLIYIHDSFGENPDGTLSVLLSREDLANIVGTATESAIRVLSQFKKEGLIATIGKQIKIKDLEGLKRVE, from the coding sequence ATGAGTAAGTGCGAGCAATGTATCATTAAACAATTTAACTCTCTTAAAACATTGAGTAAAGAAGAATTGGTACGTATTTCTAATTGTAAAATATCAAAAGTTATTAAAAAGGGAGCGGTTATTTTTGAAGAGGGTGAAATATTGGGTGGTGTTTATTGTGTTAGAGATGGTATTTGTAAGCTTACCAAACTCAGTTCAAATGGTAAAGATCAAATTGTTAAGATGGTTGTAAAGGGAGATTTATTGGGGCAACGTTCAGTGGTTACGGAAGAGCGATCAAATTTGCAAGCAACTGCTTTAAACGATATGGAAGTTTGTTTTATTCCAAAAAATGAAATATTAAAATACTTACACAAAAATCCTGAGTTTACGTTTGATGTACTTAAAAGTATGGCAAATGATTTAAGAGAAGCAGATGATATTATTGTAAATATGGCACAAAAGTCTGTTAGACAAAGATTAGCAGAAACCCTAATATATATTCACGATAGTTTTGGTGAAAATCCGGATGGTACTCTAAGTGTTTTACTATCTAGAGAAGATTTGGCTAATATAGTAGGCACTGCTACTGAATCTGCCATTAGAGTACTTTCACAATTTAAAAAAGAAGGCTTAATAGCTACAATAGGTAAACAGATAAAAATAAAGGATTTAGAAGGGTTAAAACGAGTAGAATAA
- a CDS encoding universal stress protein, whose amino-acid sequence MMNVLIPTDFSQNAWNAIEYACDFFSNSPCNFYLLHINTPNTSVKPEATNDIEGDLGLDVLVKSPKKRLQETLQRINKSLPLNGNQRFFTITDQGYMIDSIRRQVVDKKIDFIAMGTKGASGYKKNNIGTNTGNVITKVMCNTLVIPENAKYTKLSEIAFPTDFHFFYLTETLKPFSDIIKRNNSATRVLYIDKKGGELNSDQKANKEFLVDYLSEHEHSFHFLANKNIEEGVENFVEMNKINLITMLAKNLNYFQKILFHPTMPKISYYTKVPFLILH is encoded by the coding sequence ATGATGAACGTATTAATTCCCACCGACTTTTCGCAAAATGCATGGAATGCAATTGAATACGCATGCGATTTTTTTAGTAATTCGCCATGTAACTTTTATTTATTGCATATAAATACCCCTAACACTTCAGTAAAACCTGAAGCTACTAATGATATAGAAGGAGATTTAGGACTGGATGTATTGGTAAAGTCACCAAAAAAACGATTGCAAGAAACATTGCAGCGTATAAATAAATCTTTACCACTAAATGGTAACCAGCGGTTTTTTACAATAACGGATCAAGGGTATATGATAGATTCAATTAGAAGACAAGTTGTTGATAAGAAGATTGATTTTATAGCCATGGGAACTAAAGGGGCATCTGGGTATAAAAAAAATAATATTGGAACAAATACAGGAAACGTCATAACAAAAGTTATGTGTAATACGTTGGTAATTCCTGAAAACGCTAAATATACCAAGCTAAGTGAAATTGCTTTTCCAACTGATTTTCATTTTTTCTACCTAACCGAAACACTAAAACCTTTTTCTGATATAATAAAAAGAAATAATTCTGCAACAAGAGTATTATATATCGATAAAAAAGGAGGTGAATTGAATAGTGACCAAAAAGCTAATAAAGAGTTCTTAGTTGACTATCTTAGTGAACATGAGCATAGTTTTCATTTTTTAGCCAATAAAAATATTGAAGAGGGTGTTGAGAATTTTGTTGAAATGAATAAGATTAATTTAATAACTATGTTGGCTAAAAATCTTAACTATTTTCAAAAAATTTTATTCCATCCAACAATGCCAAAGATAAGCTATTATACCAAAGTTCCTTTTTTAATACTACACTAA
- a CDS encoding response regulator, whose product MNKVLLIEDDVILRENTAELLELSHYDVITAPNGKVGIEMAKNNLPDIVVCDIMMPLLDGYGVLEALAENSNTKHIPFIFLSAKTERKDVRKGMDLGADDYITKPFEEDELISAIESRLAKASILKDKNTIVEAEKPVSTDNDEIRTLNDLKNFFEDNGEEISYSQGDLVYEEGKNSNNIYLISKGLVKCHKLDEQGKSLTTAVYKEDDLFGYTSFTQNTTYQETATAIQETTLISLSKSELKNILTSNHNITLELIQLLSEDLTGVKDQLLQMAYSSVKKRAATTILMFAEKLNKKPEEAIRISRNDLASVAGIAIESLIRALSGFKDMGIIEIEGRNIKILDLNQLKSIH is encoded by the coding sequence ATGAATAAAGTACTATTAATTGAAGATGATGTTATTCTAAGAGAAAATACAGCAGAATTATTAGAATTGTCTCATTATGATGTTATAACCGCTCCTAACGGAAAAGTGGGTATTGAAATGGCAAAAAACAACTTGCCAGATATTGTAGTTTGTGATATTATGATGCCTTTATTAGATGGTTATGGCGTTTTGGAAGCTCTTGCTGAGAATAGTAATACAAAGCATATTCCTTTTATATTTTTGTCTGCAAAAACGGAGCGTAAAGATGTTAGGAAAGGTATGGATTTAGGTGCAGATGACTATATTACAAAACCTTTTGAAGAAGATGAATTGATAAGTGCAATAGAAAGTAGACTTGCTAAGGCATCTATTTTAAAAGATAAAAATACAATTGTAGAAGCGGAGAAGCCCGTATCAACTGATAATGATGAAATAAGAACACTTAATGATCTTAAAAATTTCTTTGAAGATAATGGAGAAGAAATAAGCTATTCTCAAGGTGATTTAGTTTACGAAGAAGGCAAAAACTCGAATAATATATACTTGATATCAAAAGGGTTAGTAAAGTGCCATAAATTAGACGAGCAAGGAAAAAGCCTGACTACGGCTGTATATAAAGAAGATGATTTATTTGGATATACCTCATTTACACAAAATACTACGTATCAAGAAACGGCAACAGCTATTCAAGAAACTACATTAATTAGCTTATCTAAAAGTGAACTTAAAAATATACTCACCAGCAATCATAATATTACTTTAGAACTTATTCAGCTTTTATCAGAAGATCTTACAGGTGTAAAAGATCAATTATTGCAAATGGCGTATAGCTCAGTAAAAAAACGAGCAGCAACCACCATTTTAATGTTTGCCGAAAAACTCAACAAAAAACCAGAAGAAGCTATTCGTATTTCTAGAAACGATTTAGCAAGTGTAGCAGGCATAGCCATTGAAAGTTTAATCAGAGCATTATCTGGTTTTAAAGACATGGGTATTATTGAAATTGAAGGGCGAAATATTAAAATATTAGATTTAAATCAACTAAAAAGTATTCATTGA
- a CDS encoding PAS domain-containing sensor histidine kinase has product MIGSDKEIFNVLFEAVSEGVIVVNAQQKIVSTNLSAEKMFGYNKDELLNQPLEILIPQEYKANHGEHVSGFMKDKSSRQMGQGRDLYGARKDGSTFPVEAGLNPLNIDEGSFVMALVIDISIRKKQELELHELNSQLEKKVEARTNELSNTVKELKTVNVERDAEIKKRIEAQNKISNALKKEKELNELKTKFLSLVSHEFKTPLSGILTSAMLLGKYKLTEQQEKRDRHIKTISDKVHYLNNILNDFLSIEKLETGKINYNLSTFKLSKVVNEVVYNSNMLLKQGQKINYPENIDGISLYQDEKTVELALSNLVHNAIKYSSENSLIDILITQDEEHTVFKISDNGIGIPVKDQKRIFNRYFRAENALLTQGTGIGLNIVKSHLENLGGTIDFVSEENKGSTFTITLKNKVNNE; this is encoded by the coding sequence ATGATAGGAAGTGATAAAGAAATATTTAATGTGCTTTTTGAAGCTGTTTCAGAAGGTGTTATAGTAGTTAATGCACAACAAAAAATTGTTTCTACAAATCTTTCAGCAGAAAAAATGTTTGGTTACAATAAAGATGAATTGCTAAATCAGCCTTTAGAAATATTAATTCCTCAAGAGTATAAAGCTAATCATGGGGAGCATGTTTCAGGTTTTATGAAAGACAAATCAAGCAGGCAAATGGGGCAAGGTCGTGATTTGTATGGAGCTAGAAAAGATGGTAGTACATTTCCTGTTGAGGCTGGTTTAAATCCATTAAATATTGATGAAGGTTCTTTTGTAATGGCATTAGTTATTGATATTTCAATACGAAAAAAACAAGAACTAGAGTTACATGAGTTAAATTCTCAGTTAGAAAAAAAAGTAGAAGCCCGTACCAATGAGCTAAGTAATACAGTAAAAGAACTAAAAACTGTAAATGTAGAACGCGATGCAGAAATAAAAAAACGAATTGAAGCTCAAAATAAAATTAGTAACGCACTAAAAAAAGAAAAAGAACTGAATGAGTTAAAAACAAAATTTTTGTCGCTTGTATCTCATGAATTTAAAACACCTTTAAGTGGAATTTTAACTTCGGCTATGTTGTTGGGAAAGTATAAATTAACTGAGCAACAAGAGAAACGGGATAGGCATATAAAAACAATTTCAGATAAGGTACACTACTTAAATAATATATTAAATGACTTTTTGTCAATTGAGAAATTAGAAACAGGAAAAATTAATTATAATTTAAGCACCTTTAAGTTGAGTAAAGTAGTTAATGAAGTGGTGTATAATTCTAATATGCTTTTAAAGCAAGGTCAGAAGATTAATTATCCAGAAAACATTGATGGTATATCATTATACCAAGATGAAAAAACAGTTGAGTTAGCGTTATCCAATTTGGTTCATAATGCTATTAAATATTCTTCTGAAAATTCCTTAATAGATATTTTGATAACACAAGATGAGGAGCATACTGTTTTTAAAATTTCAGATAACGGAATAGGTATTCCTGTTAAAGATCAAAAAAGAATATTTAACCGTTATTTTAGAGCAGAAAACGCTTTACTTACTCAAGGAACCGGGATTGGATTGAATATTGTAAAAAGTCATTTGGAAAATTTGGGAGGAACTATAGATTTTGTAAGCGAGGAAAATAAAGGAAGTACATTTACAATTACATTAAAAAATAAAGTTAATAATGAATAA
- a CDS encoding heavy metal translocating P-type ATPase, translated as MSNNTCFHCGLDASSSRIVYDEKSFCCNGCKTVYEIFSANNLTCYYDLQEAPGATPKEVEGKYNFLDNAKIVEQLLEFNDDKTQIVTLYIPHIHCSSCIWILENLNKLHPSVSASIVNFGKKTVRITYNSENLSLKELVKLLSRIGYEPFISLDDYSVGKKHTDRSLIYKLGIAGFAFGNIMFLSFPEYFQSNEFWLEQYKYLFRWLMFVFSLPVIFYSAQDYFISAFKGLRSKILNIDVPIALGAAVLFLRSTVEIVFDIGSGFFDSLSGLIFFLLLGKFFQQKTYNFLSFERDYKSYFPIGITKITSNSLEESIQVYDIKKGDRLLIRNEELIPVDCILIKGNARIDYSFVTGESEAISKKSGDKLFAGGKQLEGSIEVDVIKTVEQSYLTQLWSNDVFNKNKEDSFTTLTNKISKKFTVTILCIAFIATAYWLFMDATKALNVFTAVLIIACPCAIALAAPFTLGNLLRIFGKLKFYAKNASVIEQLAAIDTIIFDKTGTITSNTETTIKYEGSQFSHEEEAFLKSTLRNSNHPLSRSLYSLLNEHQIVTLDRYEEHIGKGIQAQRSLDSIKIGSATYVGHDAESATLNTSIHVSTNNKYKGKFTFYNKYRKGLSKLFNKLKKEYDLVILSGDNAGEKENLTKLLPAKTKLFFNQKPEDKLEYIKHHQNSGAKVLMIGDGLNDAGALAQSNIGIAISENVNVFSPACDAILDASKFNKLYHFIKASKSAIKIIKWSFALSFVYNCIGLYFAVTGQLAPVVAAILMPLSSISIVVFTTITTNILGKRLE; from the coding sequence ATGAGCAATAACACATGTTTTCATTGTGGTTTAGATGCTTCATCGTCTCGTATTGTGTATGATGAAAAATCATTTTGTTGTAACGGTTGTAAAACCGTTTACGAAATATTTTCTGCAAATAATTTAACTTGCTATTACGATTTACAAGAAGCTCCAGGCGCTACCCCAAAAGAAGTTGAAGGCAAATACAATTTTTTGGATAATGCCAAAATAGTAGAGCAATTATTGGAGTTTAATGATGATAAAACGCAAATTGTTACATTATATATTCCACACATCCACTGCAGTTCTTGTATTTGGATTCTTGAAAACTTAAACAAATTACATCCATCAGTAAGTGCATCTATTGTTAATTTTGGAAAAAAAACTGTACGTATTACTTACAACAGTGAAAATTTATCTTTAAAAGAACTCGTTAAATTATTAAGCCGTATAGGCTACGAACCTTTTATAAGTTTAGATGATTATAGTGTTGGCAAAAAACACACAGACAGGTCGCTTATATATAAATTAGGTATTGCGGGATTTGCTTTTGGAAACATCATGTTTTTGTCGTTTCCAGAATATTTTCAATCTAACGAATTCTGGCTTGAACAGTATAAATACTTGTTTAGATGGCTCATGTTTGTTTTTTCCCTTCCTGTTATTTTTTATTCGGCTCAAGATTATTTTATTTCAGCCTTTAAAGGATTGCGTTCTAAAATTTTAAACATTGATGTACCAATTGCTTTAGGTGCCGCTGTTTTATTTTTAAGAAGTACAGTTGAAATTGTTTTTGATATTGGCTCTGGTTTTTTTGATAGCTTGTCTGGTCTGATTTTCTTTTTATTACTTGGAAAATTTTTTCAACAGAAAACATACAATTTCTTATCGTTTGAACGGGATTATAAATCTTATTTCCCTATTGGGATTACTAAAATCACATCTAATTCATTGGAAGAATCCATTCAGGTTTATGATATTAAAAAAGGGGATAGACTTTTAATTAGAAACGAAGAACTCATTCCTGTTGATTGCATTTTAATAAAAGGAAATGCTCGAATAGATTATAGTTTTGTTACAGGAGAATCAGAGGCTATTTCAAAAAAATCTGGGGATAAATTATTTGCTGGAGGCAAACAGTTGGAGGGCAGTATTGAGGTGGATGTAATAAAAACAGTAGAACAAAGTTACCTAACCCAACTGTGGAGCAACGATGTATTCAATAAAAACAAAGAAGATAGTTTTACAACGCTAACGAATAAAATTAGTAAAAAGTTTACCGTTACCATACTCTGCATTGCCTTTATAGCCACTGCATATTGGCTTTTTATGGATGCCACAAAAGCACTAAATGTTTTTACAGCGGTACTTATTATTGCTTGCCCTTGTGCCATTGCTTTAGCGGCTCCGTTTACCCTTGGTAATCTATTAAGGATATTTGGCAAACTAAAATTTTATGCAAAAAATGCTTCAGTTATTGAACAATTAGCAGCTATTGATACCATCATTTTTGATAAAACTGGAACAATAACCTCCAACACAGAAACAACTATAAAATATGAAGGCTCTCAGTTCTCTCATGAAGAAGAAGCTTTTCTAAAAAGTACGCTTAGAAACTCCAATCATCCATTGAGTCGTTCATTATACTCACTTTTAAATGAACATCAAATTGTAACTTTAGATAGATATGAAGAACATATTGGCAAAGGAATCCAAGCACAACGTTCGCTAGATTCTATCAAAATTGGTTCAGCAACTTATGTTGGTCATGATGCAGAATCAGCTACTTTAAACACAAGTATTCATGTAAGCACCAACAATAAGTACAAAGGCAAATTCACCTTTTATAATAAGTATAGAAAAGGACTATCTAAACTCTTTAATAAGCTAAAAAAAGAGTATGATTTAGTAATTTTATCAGGTGATAATGCAGGTGAAAAGGAAAATTTAACTAAATTGTTACCTGCCAAAACCAAACTATTTTTCAATCAAAAGCCAGAAGATAAATTGGAATATATTAAACATCACCAAAACTCGGGTGCCAAAGTTTTAATGATTGGCGATGGATTGAATGATGCTGGAGCTCTTGCTCAAAGCAATATAGGTATTGCTATTTCAGAAAACGTTAATGTGTTTTCTCCTGCATGTGATGCTATTTTAGATGCCTCCAAATTCAATAAGTTATACCATTTTATAAAAGCGTCTAAATCAGCTATAAAAATTATTAAGTGGAGTTTTGCTTTATCTTTTGTATATAATTGCATTGGGCTTTATTTTGCAGTCACAGGGCAGTTAGCCCCCGTAGTTGCTGCTATTTTAATGCCTTTAAGTTCTATCAGCATAGTGGTATTTACCACTATTACGACAAATATTTTAGGAAAGAGATTAGAATGA
- the ccoS gene encoding cbb3-type cytochrome oxidase assembly protein CcoS, whose amino-acid sequence MSVIYILLAISIIVAVGFFIAFIIAVKSGQYDDSYTPSVRMLFEDELIKEKTNKTILTKKEQ is encoded by the coding sequence ATGAGCGTTATATATATTTTACTTGCTATAAGTATTATTGTAGCAGTTGGCTTTTTTATAGCCTTTATTATTGCTGTTAAAAGTGGACAGTATGATGATAGCTATACACCATCTGTACGCATGCTTTTTGAAGATGAACTTATCAAAGAAAAAACTAACAAAACGATACTAACCAAAAAAGAACAATAA
- the ccoN gene encoding cytochrome-c oxidase, cbb3-type subunit I, which translates to MEMQQFHYDNKIVKNFLYATMFWGIVGMLVGLLLAFMFLFPNLTDGISWLSFGRLRPLHTNAVIFAFVGNAIFAGVYYSSQRLLKARMASDILSKINFWGWQLIIVAAAITLPLGYTSSKEYAELEWPIDIAIAAVWVVFGWNLIATILKRRQRHLYVALWFYIATFVTVAVLHIFNSLELPVSALKSYSVYAGVQDALVQWWYGHNAVAFFLTTPFLGLMYYFVPKAANRPVYSYRLSIVHFWSLIFIYIWAGPHHLLYTALPEWAQNLGVAFSIMLLMPSWGGMINGLLTLRGAWDKVRTDPVLKFMVVAITGYGMATFEGPMLSLKSVNAVAHFTDWIIAHVHVGALAWNGFLTFGMIYYLVPKLFKTKLFSIGLANLHFWIGTLGIIMYALPLYVAGFTQYSMWQQFNPDGTLVYGNFLETVTEIMPMYWMRAIGGTLYLTGMFVLIYNIIMTVKQGSPVEDELAEAAALERVSKHRTAGEGWHTWLERKPIQLTIGATIAILIGGIIQIVPTIMIESNIPTIASVKPYTPLELEGRDIYIREGCVGCHSQMIRPFRHEVERYGEYSKAGEYVYDHPFLWGSKRTGPDLHRLGKKYSDNWHFNHMYDPQSTSSGSIMPRYPWLITGKSSELDKSMTEKKMEVMIKLGVPYTEEDIANAQANMLAQGAQIEQNLYTDPDFANTYEADKKYAAENGEDFIEMKNREIVALIAYLQRLGTDISVKSEQQ; encoded by the coding sequence ATGGAAATGCAACAATTTCATTACGATAACAAAATCGTTAAAAACTTTCTTTACGCCACTATGTTTTGGGGTATTGTAGGTATGTTAGTAGGTTTACTACTGGCTTTTATGTTTTTATTCCCTAACTTAACTGATGGTATTTCCTGGTTAAGCTTTGGCAGATTAAGACCTTTACACACCAATGCTGTTATTTTTGCTTTTGTGGGTAATGCTATTTTTGCTGGAGTTTATTACTCTTCACAACGGTTATTAAAAGCCAGAATGGCAAGCGATATTTTAAGTAAAATAAACTTTTGGGGTTGGCAACTTATTATTGTTGCGGCTGCCATTACGCTTCCTTTAGGCTACACAAGCTCAAAAGAGTATGCGGAATTAGAATGGCCTATTGATATTGCCATTGCTGCAGTTTGGGTCGTATTTGGATGGAATTTAATAGCTACCATATTAAAACGTCGTCAACGTCATTTATATGTAGCACTCTGGTTTTATATTGCCACATTTGTAACCGTTGCTGTACTTCATATTTTTAATAGTTTAGAATTACCCGTTAGCGCTTTAAAAAGCTACTCTGTTTACGCAGGTGTACAAGATGCTCTGGTACAATGGTGGTATGGTCATAATGCTGTTGCATTTTTCCTCACCACACCGTTCTTAGGTTTAATGTACTATTTTGTCCCTAAAGCAGCTAATAGACCTGTATATTCATACCGACTATCAATTGTTCACTTCTGGTCTTTAATATTTATTTATATCTGGGCAGGTCCTCACCATTTATTATATACAGCCTTACCTGAATGGGCTCAAAACTTAGGAGTTGCCTTCTCAATCATGTTATTAATGCCTTCTTGGGGAGGTATGATAAACGGATTATTAACACTTCGAGGCGCGTGGGATAAGGTACGAACAGACCCTGTTTTAAAGTTTATGGTGGTAGCAATCACCGGCTACGGTATGGCAACTTTTGAAGGCCCAATGCTTTCACTTAAAAGTGTTAATGCAGTTGCACATTTTACTGATTGGATTATAGCGCATGTGCATGTAGGCGCCTTAGCTTGGAACGGTTTTTTAACCTTTGGAATGATTTATTACTTGGTACCTAAATTATTCAAAACAAAATTATTCTCTATTGGATTAGCAAACCTTCATTTTTGGATAGGCACACTAGGTATCATCATGTATGCGTTACCGTTGTATGTTGCTGGATTCACACAGTATTCTATGTGGCAACAATTTAACCCTGATGGCACTTTGGTTTATGGTAATTTCTTAGAAACCGTTACTGAAATTATGCCAATGTATTGGATGCGTGCCATAGGCGGAACCCTATACCTTACAGGAATGTTTGTTTTGATTTATAACATTATAATGACTGTAAAACAAGGTAGCCCTGTAGAAGATGAACTTGCCGAAGCTGCTGCTTTAGAACGTGTATCAAAACACCGTACTGCCGGAGAAGGCTGGCATACTTGGTTAGAGCGCAAACCTATTCAATTAACGATTGGAGCTACAATTGCCATTTTAATTGGTGGTATAATTCAAATTGTACCAACTATAATGATTGAATCTAATATTCCAACCATAGCAAGTGTTAAACCTTATACGCCCTTAGAATTAGAGGGACGCGATATTTACATACGCGAAGGCTGTGTTGGCTGTCACTCGCAAATGATTCGACCGTTTAGACACGAAGTAGAACGTTATGGCGAATACTCCAAAGCAGGCGAATATGTTTACGATCATCCATTTCTTTGGGGAAGCAAACGTACAGGTCCAGATTTACATAGGTTAGGTAAAAAATATTCTGATAATTGGCATTTTAATCATATGTACGATCCGCAAAGTACCTCATCAGGTTCTATCATGCCACGTTACCCATGGTTAATTACTGGTAAAAGTAGCGAATTAGACAAATCCATGACTGAGAAAAAAATGGAAGTTATGATAAAATTAGGCGTACCGTATACTGAAGAAGATATTGCAAATGCACAAGCCAACATGTTAGCTCAAGGTGCTCAAATAGAGCAAAATCTATACACGGATCCTGATTTTGCAAACACATACGAAGCAGATAAAAAATATGCTGCTGAAAATGGTGAAGATTTCATTGAAATGAAAAACAGAGAAATTGTAGCTCTTATTGCTTATTTACAACGCTTAGGGACTGATATTTCAGTAAAATCTGAACAACAATAA
- a CDS encoding cytochrome c oxidase subunit IV, with product MLKYIKGHMETIAGIEIYPIISLLIFFIFFAILFLWVFTAKKDYIKTVSNLPLDNQNDDISCEI from the coding sequence ATGTTAAAATATATAAAAGGTCATATGGAAACCATTGCTGGAATAGAAATCTATCCTATCATTTCTCTGCTCATCTTTTTTATCTTTTTTGCTATCCTATTTTTATGGGTATTTACCGCTAAAAAAGATTACATAAAAACAGTTAGCAACCTTCCTTTAGACAACCAAAACGACGATATATCATGCGAAATTTAA